Proteins encoded together in one Microbacterium sp. ABRD28 window:
- a CDS encoding endonuclease/exonuclease/phosphatase family protein, with protein sequence MSSPLIGPVAPPALHVMTFNIRRRLSPTLRRVDRWSHRRAAVAALLGAERPHVLGVQEALPDQARDVHAALGPGYVAIGHGRRRDGGGEACPLFFDADRLELESWRQIALSDHPDEPGSRSWGNRVPRVAVIARLRDRATSAAFVVVNTHFDHISRTARRRSAEAVRLLVAETALPGVVVGDLNSGEGTVPIRELLRDAALRDAWAVADERVTPEWGTFPNYGDPRVGRKRIDWIVVTRDIEVERVAINPSAPQGRRPSDHLPVQAVLRLPERRADHALD encoded by the coding sequence ATGTCGTCCCCCCTGATCGGACCCGTGGCGCCGCCCGCCCTGCACGTCATGACCTTCAACATCCGCCGTCGGCTTTCTCCGACGCTGCGGCGCGTGGACCGGTGGAGTCACCGGCGAGCCGCGGTCGCCGCACTGCTGGGAGCGGAACGGCCCCACGTCCTGGGTGTGCAGGAGGCTCTCCCCGACCAGGCGCGCGACGTCCATGCCGCGCTCGGCCCGGGTTACGTGGCGATCGGTCACGGACGACGCCGGGATGGCGGGGGAGAAGCCTGCCCGCTCTTCTTCGACGCCGACCGCCTCGAGCTCGAGAGCTGGCGGCAGATCGCCCTGTCGGACCATCCGGATGAGCCCGGATCGCGTTCGTGGGGCAACAGGGTGCCCCGCGTCGCGGTCATCGCGCGGCTGCGCGACCGGGCGACATCCGCGGCGTTCGTCGTGGTGAACACGCACTTCGACCACATCTCCCGGACGGCGAGGCGTCGCTCGGCCGAGGCCGTGCGCCTCCTCGTTGCCGAGACGGCGCTCCCGGGCGTGGTGGTGGGCGACCTCAACTCCGGGGAGGGGACGGTGCCGATCAGGGAGCTGCTGCGGGATGCGGCGCTGCGAGACGCCTGGGCGGTCGCCGACGAGCGGGTCACGCCCGAATGGGGCACCTTCCCGAACTACGGTGATCCCCGCGTGGGCCGGAAGCGCATCGACTGGATCGTCGTCACACGCGACATCGAGGTGGAGCGCGTCGCGATCAACCCGTCGGCCCCGCAGGGCCGCCGGCCCTCGGACCACCTGCCGGTCCAGGCCGTGCTGCGACTTCCCGAGCGACGCGCCGATCACGCCCTGGACTGA
- a CDS encoding DUF1349 domain-containing protein, with translation MSTSISPRRLDWSEGRWTHEPVSAERRGDDLVVTAVEGSDAWLRTAYGFEHASEHGLIAPFPVGSAMEVEFTADFTEQFDQAGIFVRIDEERWIKSGVEFCDGELGAGAVVTDRRSDWSVGAVPGWSGHRLVIRVSRGDDAITVRGGVAGEPMRLLRLAPFDGAAEASAGPLVAAPSRAGLTVVFHSWRLTEADASIH, from the coding sequence ATGAGCACCTCGATCTCTCCCCGCCGTCTCGATTGGTCCGAGGGGCGTTGGACCCACGAGCCCGTCTCCGCCGAACGGCGCGGTGACGACCTGGTCGTCACGGCCGTCGAAGGCAGCGACGCCTGGCTGCGCACCGCGTACGGCTTCGAGCACGCCTCCGAGCACGGGCTCATCGCCCCGTTCCCCGTCGGTTCGGCGATGGAAGTCGAGTTCACGGCCGATTTCACCGAGCAGTTCGATCAGGCCGGGATCTTCGTGCGGATCGACGAGGAGCGCTGGATCAAGAGCGGTGTGGAGTTCTGCGATGGTGAGCTCGGTGCGGGCGCCGTCGTCACCGACCGGCGTTCGGACTGGTCGGTCGGCGCCGTGCCCGGGTGGAGCGGCCATCGCCTGGTCATCCGGGTGAGCCGGGGTGACGACGCGATCACGGTGCGCGGCGGTGTGGCCGGCGAGCCGATGCGGCTGCTGCGGCTGGCGCCGTTCGACGGCGCCGCCGAGGCATCGGCGGGTCCGCTCGTCGCCGCGCCGTCTCGCGCCGGACTGACCGTGGTGTTCCACTCCTGGCGGCTGACCGAAGCGGACGCGTCGATCCACTGA
- a CDS encoding DUF2256 and DUF3253 domain-containing protein, with the protein MGRARRGSDAAEPRHPKICASCGRTMEYRARWAANWDAVKYCSDACRRRGVTPIDRELEASIRQTLASRAASSSMCPSEAAKAVGGEEWRELMEPARRAARRLVAAGEVEITQGGRVVDPSTAKGPIRIRRSPASGATMEA; encoded by the coding sequence ATGGGTCGCGCACGGAGAGGTTCGGATGCCGCCGAGCCGCGGCATCCGAAGATCTGCGCGTCCTGCGGCCGCACCATGGAGTACCGCGCCCGATGGGCGGCGAACTGGGACGCGGTGAAGTACTGCTCCGATGCGTGCCGCCGCCGCGGTGTGACGCCCATCGACCGTGAGCTCGAGGCGTCGATCCGGCAGACCCTCGCGTCGCGTGCGGCGAGCTCGTCGATGTGTCCGTCCGAAGCGGCGAAGGCCGTCGGCGGCGAGGAATGGCGTGAGCTGATGGAGCCCGCGCGGCGGGCCGCGCGGCGCCTCGTCGCGGCAGGTGAAGTGGAGATCACCCAGGGCGGCCGTGTGGTCGACCCGTCGACGGCGAAGGGGCCGATCCGCATCCGGCGCAGCCCCGCCTCCGGTGCGACGATGGAGGCATGA
- a CDS encoding metal-dependent hydrolase, which translates to MPEPRVTPSAPTGLPDTDTVVTYPQGATSSTGRVLHVEELGDGRSAVLLDVTCVHPVTAAWPDQPADRATLEAAGQTFPVVDAVVGGIQDGRLFLGSDLPVRIGTEGWVFVVAHIVEGSAPAVGAEVDAVVDADHRAALSSGHTVCHLASLALNAALAGAWTKDVMRDALGHPDFDALAIQTSRIHPEGSVDVYRVGKSLRRKGFSAAGLDDLPAIESHANMLLAEWVVSDAAVRIERDGDGLSSRRAWVCELPDATVEIPCGGTHAARLGAFSSVSVALGARDVEGAREITMTTTGRPAL; encoded by the coding sequence GTGCCCGAGCCTCGCGTCACCCCTTCCGCCCCGACCGGCCTGCCCGACACCGACACCGTCGTGACGTACCCCCAGGGCGCCACATCGAGCACCGGACGGGTGCTGCATGTCGAGGAACTCGGCGACGGGCGTTCCGCTGTCCTGCTCGACGTCACGTGCGTGCATCCCGTCACCGCGGCCTGGCCCGATCAGCCCGCCGACCGCGCGACCCTCGAGGCCGCAGGGCAGACGTTCCCCGTCGTCGACGCGGTGGTCGGTGGCATCCAGGACGGTCGCCTCTTCCTCGGGTCCGACCTGCCCGTGCGGATCGGGACGGAGGGCTGGGTCTTCGTCGTCGCGCACATCGTCGAGGGCTCGGCGCCCGCGGTGGGCGCCGAGGTGGACGCGGTCGTCGATGCCGATCATCGCGCCGCGCTCTCGTCCGGACACACCGTCTGCCACCTCGCCTCCCTCGCCCTGAATGCCGCCCTCGCGGGGGCGTGGACGAAAGACGTCATGAGGGATGCGCTCGGCCACCCCGACTTCGACGCACTGGCGATCCAGACGAGCCGCATCCATCCCGAGGGTTCGGTGGACGTCTACCGGGTCGGCAAGTCGTTGCGGCGGAAGGGTTTCTCCGCCGCCGGGCTCGATGACCTCCCCGCGATCGAATCGCACGCGAACATGCTGCTCGCGGAATGGGTAGTCTCCGACGCCGCCGTCCGCATCGAGCGCGACGGAGACGGACTGTCGTCGCGCCGCGCCTGGGTGTGCGAGCTTCCGGACGCCACGGTCGAGATCCCCTGCGGCGGCACCCACGCCGCGCGCCTCGGCGCCTTCTCGTCGGTGTCAGTGGCCCTCGGAGCCCGCGACGTCGAGGGAGCCCGCGAGATCACGATGACGACGACGGGTCGTCCGGCCCTCTGA
- a CDS encoding alcohol dehydrogenase catalytic domain-containing protein, producing MRAVLIHAVRGMPTVTDVAELAAPEGGVVVDVRATGLCRSDWHAWAGRDEITFPHVPGHELAGVVSELGAGVARFRVGDRVTVPFVCGCGTCEWCRAGDAQVCPDQQQPGFTHWGSFAERVALHAADTNLVALPDAVSFEAAAALGCRFATAFRALTARARVAPGEWVTVVGAGGVGLSIVMIAVALGARVIAIDTNPRALAVASRLGAAHVVVGGADAPPVPDVVRELTGGGSHVSVDAVGSAQTAADAVLSLRRRGRHVQIGLLPTDDGRSPVPMARAIAWELDILGSHGMPAADYPGMMELVAAGRLRPQDLIERVIGLDEASALLPRFDTAAPAGMTMIDPHLVLP from the coding sequence GTGCGCGCCGTCCTCATCCATGCCGTCCGCGGCATGCCCACCGTGACCGACGTCGCCGAGCTCGCGGCGCCAGAGGGAGGCGTCGTCGTCGACGTCCGCGCGACGGGCCTGTGCCGCAGCGACTGGCACGCCTGGGCCGGCCGCGACGAGATCACCTTCCCGCACGTGCCCGGCCACGAACTGGCGGGCGTCGTCTCCGAGCTCGGCGCGGGCGTCGCCCGTTTCCGTGTCGGCGACCGCGTCACGGTGCCCTTCGTCTGCGGGTGCGGAACGTGCGAGTGGTGCCGGGCGGGGGATGCCCAGGTGTGCCCCGACCAGCAGCAGCCGGGGTTCACCCACTGGGGATCCTTCGCGGAGAGGGTGGCCCTCCACGCCGCCGACACGAATCTCGTCGCCCTCCCCGACGCGGTGTCGTTCGAGGCCGCCGCTGCGCTCGGCTGCCGGTTCGCGACGGCCTTCCGGGCGCTGACCGCCCGGGCCCGCGTCGCGCCCGGCGAATGGGTGACCGTGGTGGGGGCGGGCGGCGTGGGCCTCAGCATCGTGATGATCGCGGTCGCCCTCGGCGCGAGGGTGATCGCCATCGACACCAACCCCCGCGCGCTCGCGGTGGCGAGCCGCCTCGGTGCGGCGCACGTCGTCGTCGGGGGCGCGGACGCACCGCCCGTCCCCGATGTCGTCCGCGAGCTGACCGGCGGCGGTTCGCACGTCTCGGTCGACGCGGTCGGCAGCGCTCAGACCGCCGCGGATGCGGTGCTGAGCCTCCGCCGCCGCGGACGGCACGTGCAGATCGGACTGCTGCCGACGGACGACGGCCGCTCCCCCGTTCCCATGGCGCGTGCGATCGCCTGGGAGCTCGACATCCTCGGCAGCCACGGGATGCCGGCGGCGGACTACCCCGGGATGATGGAGCTCGTCGCGGCGGGCAGGCTCCGCCCGCAGGACCTCATCGAGCGCGTGATCGGGCTCGACGAGGCATCCGCGCTCCTCCCCCGCTTCGACACCGCCGCGCCCGCGGGAATGACGATGATCGACCCGCACCTCGTGCTCCCCTAG
- a CDS encoding MFS transporter, with the protein MAAPRTVARPVGTPAVLVAQFLLRTASAAGALALGAYFVDLARAGAPVGALILGVLSGLSFLAELVLAPIAGSASDRRGRRVFLIAAPLLAAAGILITPGASLIAVAPSAALVIAVVAASRLLDGAGAAIAAPATLGLLADASDDDRMRRGRVTSIYELSSSGGIALGAVTGPLLYGAWGLWSFVALAAVYVAASLLVVVFVRPDAAGATPRRTRGVRERIRIIGQPRLLAFLPAWIAVNAILGTWVTSQITFVLAGDRTAEGQLLPGAFADNEAGLSAVLGVYVLVFSLCIVAWAFFIGRLPTIPTLFVTVAGAVVASIGLLLLNRGAPLAVAIPIVIAGMFLEAGFTPAALTHLSDISSEFREDRGLIMGVYSVVVGAGYLLGNVLGGVFAEWLLFDGLAILTIGLAIVAMASILVMAVVERRMVPRASGVTRSS; encoded by the coding sequence GTGGCAGCTCCCCGCACGGTAGCGCGCCCCGTCGGCACGCCGGCGGTGCTCGTCGCCCAGTTCCTCCTGCGCACCGCGTCGGCCGCCGGCGCGCTGGCGCTCGGGGCCTACTTCGTCGACCTCGCTCGCGCCGGAGCACCCGTCGGCGCCCTCATCCTGGGGGTGCTCTCGGGGCTGAGCTTCCTCGCCGAGCTCGTCCTCGCCCCGATCGCGGGATCGGCGAGCGACCGGCGGGGGCGTCGCGTCTTCCTCATCGCGGCGCCCTTGCTCGCCGCCGCCGGCATCCTCATCACCCCCGGCGCGTCGCTGATCGCCGTGGCGCCGTCCGCCGCCCTCGTGATCGCGGTCGTCGCGGCATCCCGCCTCCTCGACGGGGCGGGAGCCGCGATCGCCGCCCCCGCGACCCTCGGCCTGCTCGCCGACGCCAGCGACGACGACCGGATGCGACGGGGCCGCGTGACGAGCATCTACGAGCTGTCGTCCTCCGGCGGCATCGCGCTCGGAGCGGTGACCGGTCCGCTCCTGTACGGAGCGTGGGGACTGTGGTCGTTCGTCGCCCTCGCGGCCGTCTATGTCGCGGCATCCCTGCTGGTGGTCGTCTTCGTGCGACCGGATGCCGCGGGCGCGACGCCCCGGCGGACGCGTGGCGTCCGTGAGCGCATCCGGATCATCGGCCAACCGCGCCTGCTCGCTTTCCTGCCGGCGTGGATCGCGGTCAACGCCATCCTCGGCACCTGGGTCACCTCGCAGATCACCTTCGTGCTCGCCGGCGACCGCACCGCCGAGGGCCAGCTCCTCCCCGGCGCCTTCGCCGACAACGAGGCGGGCCTCTCCGCCGTCCTCGGCGTCTACGTGCTCGTCTTCAGCCTGTGCATCGTGGCGTGGGCGTTCTTCATCGGCCGCCTGCCGACGATCCCCACCCTCTTCGTCACCGTGGCGGGCGCGGTCGTCGCGTCGATCGGACTGCTGCTGCTCAATCGCGGCGCACCGCTGGCGGTCGCGATCCCGATCGTGATCGCGGGGATGTTCCTCGAAGCGGGGTTCACCCCCGCCGCCCTCACCCACCTCAGCGACATCTCGTCCGAGTTCCGCGAGGACCGCGGTCTGATCATGGGGGTGTACTCGGTGGTCGTGGGCGCGGGCTACCTGCTCGGCAACGTCCTGGGCGGCGTCTTCGCCGAGTGGCTGCTCTTCGACGGGCTGGCGATCCTCACGATCGGGCTCGCGATCGTCGCGATGGCGTCGATCCTGGTGATGGCGGTCGTCGAGCGGCGAATGGTTCCCCGCGCCTCCGGTGTCACACGGTCGAGCTGA
- a CDS encoding alcohol dehydrogenase catalytic domain-containing protein — MKATIMYGAGDVRVEEVADPVIQQPTDAIVRTVRTCICGSDLHPYHSMKPSSRGQSMGHELLGVVEETGSAVTTVKKGDLVIAPFAWSDNTCPTCRDGFQTACPHGGFYATRQTAGLQAELSRIPLADGSLVPVPGVTEDDTAVLPSLLTLSDVYLTGYHAAFMARVRPGQTVTVVGDGAVGLSAVLAAKQLGAETIILMGRHRARTDLGVEWGATHVVPERGDEGVQRVLEITDGLGTHAVLEAVGHMPAYEQSYRVARTGGVISRVGVPQYEEAGVGFRSLFGRNLTLTGGPAPVRAYIEEAIPQVLDGTIEPGRVFDVTMPIDEVPAGYAAMDAREALKVLVTV; from the coding sequence ATGAAGGCCACCATCATGTACGGCGCCGGCGACGTGCGCGTCGAAGAGGTCGCCGATCCCGTCATCCAGCAGCCGACCGACGCGATCGTCCGCACCGTCCGCACGTGCATCTGCGGCTCCGACCTGCATCCCTATCACTCGATGAAGCCCTCCTCGCGCGGCCAGAGCATGGGGCACGAGCTGCTCGGCGTCGTCGAGGAGACCGGTTCCGCGGTGACGACGGTGAAGAAGGGCGATCTCGTCATCGCCCCGTTCGCCTGGTCGGACAACACCTGCCCCACCTGCCGCGACGGCTTCCAGACGGCCTGCCCGCACGGCGGCTTCTACGCCACGCGCCAGACCGCGGGCCTCCAGGCCGAGCTCTCCCGCATCCCTCTCGCCGACGGCAGCCTCGTCCCCGTGCCGGGGGTGACCGAGGATGACACCGCGGTGCTCCCGTCGCTCCTCACCCTGTCGGATGTGTACCTCACCGGTTATCACGCCGCGTTCATGGCCCGGGTGCGTCCCGGCCAGACCGTCACCGTCGTCGGGGATGGCGCGGTGGGTCTGTCGGCGGTGCTCGCGGCGAAGCAGCTGGGCGCCGAGACCATCATCCTGATGGGCCGTCACCGCGCGCGCACCGACCTCGGCGTCGAGTGGGGCGCGACCCACGTCGTGCCCGAGCGCGGCGATGAGGGCGTCCAGCGCGTGCTCGAGATCACCGACGGCCTGGGAACCCACGCCGTGCTCGAAGCCGTCGGACACATGCCCGCCTACGAGCAGTCGTATCGTGTCGCGCGGACGGGAGGAGTGATCTCCCGGGTCGGCGTGCCGCAGTACGAGGAGGCGGGGGTGGGCTTCCGCTCCCTCTTCGGGCGGAACCTCACGCTCACCGGCGGCCCCGCACCGGTGCGCGCCTACATCGAGGAAGCCATCCCGCAGGTGCTCGACGGCACCATCGAGCCCGGTCGCGTCTTCGACGTCACGATGCCGATCGACGAGGTGCCGGCCGGGTATGCCGCCATGGACGCGCGCGAAGCACTCAAAGTGCTCGTCACGGTCTGA
- a CDS encoding VanZ family protein has translation MSSTASPAVRRTVSAAVFLLGALYTSLVLWVTLRPLPWATEGSEARWGILNPAAWTDEAAWTDGRSLEILLNVLMFVPIGVATGLLLRGALALALPLLLTLGIELAQIPLDRISHPRDLVANGLGAVVGVALAAIIRRHPAWPGRTRVQSKVSVQDAMSTP, from the coding sequence ATGAGCAGCACCGCCTCGCCCGCCGTTCGACGGACGGTGTCGGCCGCCGTGTTCCTGCTGGGCGCGCTCTACACGAGCCTCGTGCTGTGGGTGACGCTTCGCCCGCTGCCGTGGGCGACCGAGGGGTCGGAGGCGCGCTGGGGCATCCTCAACCCCGCCGCGTGGACCGATGAGGCGGCGTGGACCGACGGGCGGAGCCTTGAGATCCTGCTGAACGTCCTGATGTTCGTGCCGATCGGGGTTGCCACCGGCCTGCTCCTGCGGGGCGCGCTCGCGCTCGCGCTGCCCCTGCTGCTCACCCTCGGGATCGAGCTGGCGCAGATCCCCCTCGACCGCATCTCCCACCCGCGGGACCTCGTCGCGAACGGGCTGGGCGCCGTGGTCGGCGTGGCGCTTGCCGCCATCATCCGTCGTCATCCCGCCTGGCCGGGACGCACGCGCGTTCAGTCGAAGGTGTCGGTCCAGGACGCGATGTCGACGCCGTGA
- a CDS encoding VOC family protein — MDATGQTSSRLADATAMGPVTLLVGDLDAMTRFYRDVVTLEVLGAEGDTVTLGRAGRAIVILVHAPELRHAPQGAAGLYHTAILFESQAALAAAVYSVARQAPQTFTGSADHLVSQAFYFTDPEGNGIELYWDRERTEWSWTHGRVEMGTLFLDPNAFLREHLTEDAAAGATARDTAGVGHVHLSVGDIASARAFYVDGLGFAETADLRGSALFVSAGGYHHHMAMNVWNSRGAGPRMPALGLGRVDLVLPDADDLGELGERLQHHGVAVRDDGRGLSFDDPWRNAVFATVA, encoded by the coding sequence ATGGATGCCACGGGCCAGACCTCTTCCCGGCTCGCCGACGCCACGGCGATGGGCCCGGTGACCCTTCTCGTCGGCGACCTCGACGCGATGACGCGGTTCTACCGCGATGTCGTCACTCTCGAGGTGCTGGGGGCCGAGGGCGACACCGTCACTCTCGGGCGTGCGGGGCGAGCCATCGTCATCCTCGTCCACGCGCCCGAGCTCCGTCATGCGCCGCAGGGCGCAGCCGGGCTCTACCACACGGCCATCCTGTTCGAATCGCAGGCGGCGCTCGCCGCCGCGGTGTACTCGGTGGCGCGTCAGGCGCCGCAGACCTTCACCGGCAGCGCCGATCACCTGGTCAGCCAGGCGTTCTACTTCACCGACCCCGAGGGAAACGGCATCGAGCTGTACTGGGATCGGGAGCGCACCGAGTGGTCGTGGACGCACGGGCGCGTCGAGATGGGGACGCTCTTCCTCGACCCCAACGCGTTCCTCCGCGAGCACCTGACGGAGGATGCCGCGGCGGGAGCCACCGCCCGTGACACCGCAGGCGTGGGCCACGTGCATCTGTCGGTGGGCGACATCGCCAGCGCGCGGGCGTTCTACGTCGACGGCCTCGGCTTCGCCGAGACCGCCGATCTCCGGGGTTCGGCCCTCTTCGTCAGTGCGGGCGGATACCACCACCACATGGCGATGAACGTCTGGAACTCGAGGGGCGCGGGCCCCCGCATGCCGGCGCTCGGGCTCGGTCGCGTCGACCTGGTGCTCCCCGATGCCGACGACCTCGGCGAGCTCGGTGAGCGTCTGCAGCACCACGGCGTCGCGGTGCGCGACGACGGCCGGGGACTCTCCTTCGACGACCCCTGGCGGAACGCGGTCTTCGCCACCGTCGCCTGA
- the dhaK gene encoding dihydroxyacetone kinase subunit DhaK → MKKLINAPATVLADALRGVEAAHPELEVDHENRLVLRPTAGNEGQVALVSGGGSGHEPLHSGFVGPGMLAAACAGEIFTSPTPDQMLAAATKVNTGAGVLFIVKNYTGDVLNFEMAADLAKDEGIETASVLVADDVAVEDSTWTAGRRGIGGTVIVEKVAGAAAAEGRPLGEVAAVAEKVSKASRSMGVALTSCTVPSAGKPSFDLPEDEIEMGVGIHGEPGRTRVPLASAHDIAEELVSSITADLNFTGGPVIAMLTGLGGTPLIELYVVYAEVAAALKQRGIEVARSLVGDYITSLDMAGCSLTLTQADDEVLRLWDAPVNTSGLRWGA, encoded by the coding sequence ATGAAGAAGCTCATCAATGCCCCCGCAACGGTGCTCGCTGACGCGCTGCGAGGGGTGGAGGCCGCCCATCCCGAACTCGAGGTCGACCACGAGAACCGTCTGGTGCTGCGCCCGACCGCCGGCAACGAAGGCCAGGTCGCGCTCGTCTCGGGTGGCGGCTCGGGGCACGAGCCGTTGCACAGCGGTTTCGTCGGCCCGGGCATGCTCGCCGCGGCCTGCGCGGGCGAGATCTTCACCTCGCCCACCCCTGACCAGATGCTCGCCGCTGCGACGAAGGTGAACACCGGCGCCGGCGTGCTCTTCATCGTGAAGAACTACACCGGCGACGTGCTGAACTTCGAGATGGCCGCCGACCTCGCCAAGGATGAGGGGATCGAGACGGCGTCGGTCCTGGTGGCCGACGACGTCGCGGTCGAGGACTCGACCTGGACGGCCGGGCGCCGGGGCATCGGCGGCACCGTCATCGTCGAGAAGGTCGCGGGGGCCGCCGCCGCCGAAGGCCGCCCCCTCGGCGAGGTGGCCGCCGTGGCCGAGAAGGTCTCGAAGGCGAGCCGGTCGATGGGCGTCGCCCTCACCAGCTGCACGGTGCCCTCCGCCGGCAAGCCCAGCTTCGACCTGCCCGAGGACGAGATCGAGATGGGCGTCGGCATCCACGGCGAGCCCGGTCGTACGCGCGTGCCGCTCGCGAGCGCGCACGACATCGCCGAGGAGCTCGTCTCGTCGATCACCGCCGACCTGAACTTCACGGGCGGGCCGGTGATCGCCATGCTGACGGGCCTCGGCGGCACCCCGCTGATCGAGCTGTACGTCGTCTACGCCGAAGTGGCCGCGGCGCTGAAGCAACGCGGCATCGAGGTCGCCCGCTCCCTGGTGGGCGACTACATCACGAGCCTCGACATGGCCGGGTGCTCGCTCACCCTCACCCAGGCGGATGACGAGGTGCTGCGCCTGTGGGATGCCCCCGTCAACACCAGCGGCCTGCGATGGGGTGCCTGA
- the dhaL gene encoding dihydroxyacetone kinase subunit DhaL has protein sequence MTDAVTTATLQDWLRRAAAALSENADYLTQLDSAIGDADHGTNMNRGFTAITAKLDAGSPADIPALFKTVGMTLISSVGGASGPLYGTLFLEMGKNSPADGEMSAADLENALRAGVAGIVARGHAEVGDKTMVDALDPAIDALSASVASGASAADAVTAAAEAAQKGSDATEPLVARKGRASYLGERSAGHIDPGSVSATILLRTMSEALTESAG, from the coding sequence ATGACGGATGCCGTCACCACCGCCACGCTGCAGGACTGGCTCCGCCGCGCCGCCGCGGCGCTCAGCGAGAACGCCGACTACCTCACCCAGCTCGACTCGGCGATCGGCGATGCCGACCACGGCACGAACATGAACCGTGGGTTCACCGCCATCACCGCCAAGCTCGATGCAGGCTCGCCCGCCGACATCCCCGCCCTGTTCAAAACCGTCGGGATGACGCTGATCTCGTCCGTCGGCGGCGCGAGCGGACCCCTGTACGGCACCCTGTTCCTCGAGATGGGCAAGAACTCTCCCGCAGACGGTGAGATGAGCGCAGCCGACCTTGAGAACGCGCTGCGTGCCGGGGTGGCGGGCATCGTCGCGCGCGGTCACGCCGAGGTGGGCGACAAGACGATGGTCGACGCACTCGACCCGGCGATCGATGCCCTGTCGGCGTCGGTCGCCTCGGGCGCGTCGGCGGCCGATGCGGTGACGGCGGCAGCGGAGGCGGCGCAGAAGGGATCGGACGCCACCGAGCCGCTCGTCGCGCGCAAGGGCCGAGCCTCGTACCTCGGCGAGCGCAGCGCCGGGCACATCGACCCCGGTTCGGTGTCGGCGACGATTCTGCTGCGGACGATGAGCGAGGCGCTGACGGAGTCTGCGGGGTGA
- a CDS encoding HPr family phosphocarrier protein: MIGFVVVSHSRPLAEAALDLAMQMVHDEPPPVRIASGAQGGFGTDAAAIADAIDELADADGVLIMTDLGSAVLSAELALDLRESSQPVRISDGPFVEGLTAGIVRALSGCTLDEVAAEARGALAAKRRDEADEAPQPADSAPAPVDGITAEEPLVNKVGLHSRPAATLVRAVRTFTADIRISNATSGAGPVKANSMVGLLSLGASKGDVLRIEADGPDAEQAVAALRDLVKGGFGEND, encoded by the coding sequence GTGATCGGCTTCGTCGTCGTCTCGCACAGCCGTCCCCTGGCCGAGGCGGCGCTCGACCTCGCGATGCAGATGGTGCACGACGAACCCCCGCCGGTGCGGATCGCTTCGGGCGCCCAGGGCGGATTCGGCACCGACGCGGCCGCGATCGCCGACGCGATCGACGAGCTCGCCGACGCCGACGGGGTGCTGATCATGACCGACCTCGGCTCGGCGGTGCTGAGCGCTGAGCTGGCCCTCGACCTGCGCGAGTCGTCGCAGCCGGTGCGGATCAGCGACGGGCCGTTCGTGGAGGGCTTGACCGCAGGCATCGTGCGGGCCCTCTCGGGCTGCACCCTCGACGAGGTCGCCGCTGAAGCCCGGGGCGCCCTGGCCGCAAAGCGGCGGGACGAGGCAGACGAAGCTCCGCAACCGGCGGATTCTGCACCGGCGCCTGTCGACGGGATCACCGCCGAGGAGCCGCTGGTCAACAAGGTCGGACTGCACTCGCGCCCGGCGGCGACGCTCGTCCGCGCCGTGCGGACGTTCACCGCCGACATCCGGATCTCGAACGCCACCTCGGGAGCCGGACCGGTGAAGGCCAACAGTATGGTCGGCCTGCTGTCGTTGGGAGCGTCCAAGGGCGACGTTCTGCGCATCGAAGCCGACGGGCCCGACGCCGAGCAGGCGGTCGCCGCCCTGCGGGATCTGGTGAAGGGCGGCTTCGGCGAGAACGACTGA